Proteins from one Sarcophilus harrisii chromosome 2, mSarHar1.11, whole genome shotgun sequence genomic window:
- the EMILIN3 gene encoding EMILIN-3 has product MLCAYVVQKNVTCILQDGTESYIKAEYHKCSWGPKCPGTVVYRTLLRPRYKIGYKTVTELAWRCCQGLRGEGCSDPLPDSGALLPQLRPQTPSGQKPFSGPRVPPYARLPAGPFPGPKSQPYGRKGPGLFGERLTRLEGDVQRLSQSYSSLSGLVAGLGDHSQLAVHEVHGRMTGALGNSPTAPEAPVGFGIIPGGVMDPADKAGGPFLTLGEILTKVTEVSDVLKTKTSLLNEVHSLVLGHDTQIKHLLEGARPSPLTSLPLLEEYIDQRLSHLWGDLLDGFEKKLLDLQTTCDFRIREMQQQCEEEKATSLRLQQSLDGKELEIKKELSLLETQIQGLTMVEDCCSHLTFVTERMDILEKGLHKLAEAPRASQLDGELSPLPTTILDGSVGQRLQDLEARLNETAGGAGGCCQGLEEGMKGLVGSELDGLRTSVEDRIQIMEDRFMTLVGELGNLSALRASNGAAGPLVQTELAGAPQQTLRELAVVESRLTSLESLCAAGASPKDMAALATEVRDCQSRSRTLLLQVDSHTGLLRKLNATVSEIQRQLGEAVASSLQGEITLLKVNLNSVSKSLTGLRDSVSQYSDAVLLVNSSLDERERKVEDEVHAIQARVSDQGSRLLLSSRQVMGLKGDLERFKARIAGDLSSCQEAAREAQQEVGHFEQRVAQVERACGKLGLVAGGLDSLQDEILRGAGGLWGHVGQLNRTLAAHSQEISSLWEGLRDCRAKVAELAAHTGPGPAPGEQQEH; this is encoded by the exons GTACCGGACCCTGCTCAGACCTCGGTACAAGATTGGCTACAAGACGGTCACAGAGCTGGCCTGGCGCTGCTGCCAGGGCCTCCGGGGCGAAGGCTGCTCCGACCCTCTCCCTGACTCGGGAGCCCTCCTGCCTCAGCTGCGGCCCCAGACTCCCTCGGGGCAGAAGCCGTTCTCTGGCCCCCGAGTGCCTCCTTATGCCAGACTGCCCGCCGGCCCATTCCCAGGACCCAAGAGCCAGCCCTATG GCAGGAAAGGCCCGGGGCTGTTTGGCGAAAGGCTGACCCGGCTGGAGGGTGATGTCCAGCGCCTCAGCCAGTCCTACAGCTCGCTCAGTGGACTTGTGGCCGGGCTAGGAGACCACTCCCAGCTGGCTGTTCACGAGGTGCACGGCAGAATGACCGGTGCCCTGGGGAACTCCCCCACTGCTCCGGAGGCCCCCGTGGGCTTTGGAATAATCCCCGGCGGAGTCATGGATCCTGCCGACAAAGCGGGGGGCCCGTTCCTCACGCTGGGGGAGATCCTGACCAAGGTGACGGAGGTGAGTGACGTCCTCAAGACCAAGACCAGCCTCCTGAATGAAGTTCACAGCCTGGTCCTGGGCCACGACACTCAGATAAAACACCTCTTGGAGGGGGCTCGGCCGTCCCCGCTCACCTCCTTGCCCCTGCTGGAGGAGTACATTGACCAAAGACTGAGCCACCTCTGGGGTGACCTCTTGGATGGCTTTGAGAAGAAACTGCTGGACCTGCAGACCACCTGTGACTTCCGCATCAGGGAGATGCAGCAGCAGTGCGAGGAGGAGAAGGCCACGAGCCTCAGGCTCCAGCAGAGCTTGGACGGCAAGGAGCTGGAGATCAAAAAAGAACTCTCTCTGCTGGAGACTCAGATCCAGGGGCTGACCATGGTGGAGGACTGCTGCAGCCACCTAACATTCGTCACCGAGAGGATGGACATCCTCGAGAAGGGCCTGCACAAGCTGGCTGAGGCTCCGCGGGCCTCCCAGCTGGACGGGGAGCTCAGCCCCCTCCCCACCACCATCCTGGATGGCTCTGTCGGCCAGCGACTGCAGGACCTGGAGGCCAGGCTCAATGAGACGGCAGGAGGGGCAGGGGGTTGTTGCCAAGGCCTGGAAGAGGGCATGAAGGGCTTGGTGGGCTCAGAGCTGGATGGCCTCAGGACCTCGGTGGAGGACAGAATACAGATCATGGAGGACAGGTTCATGACCCTGGTGGGTGAGCTGGGGAACCTTAGCGCGCTGAGAGCCTCCAACGGGGCGGCCGGGCCCTTGGTGCAGACAGAGCTGGCCGGGGCCCCACAGCAGACTTTGCGGGAGCTGGCCGTGGTGGAGAGCAGGCTCACCTCCCTGGAGAGCCTATGTGCTGCCGGCGCCTCCCCCAAGGACATGGCGGCCCTCGCCACCGAGGTGAGGGACTGTCAGAGCCGGAGCAGGACCCTGCTGCTGCAGGTGGACAGCCACACCGGCCTCCTCCGGAAGCTCAATGCAACCGTCTCGGAGATCCAAAGGCAGCTGGGGGAGGCGGTTGCCAGCTCGCTCCAGGGAGAAATCACTCTGCTCAAGGTCAACCTCAACTCCGTCAGCAAGTCCCTCACAGGCCTCAGAGACTCGGTCAGCCAGTACTCAGACGCCGTCCTGCTCGTCAACTCCTCGCTCGACGAGCGGGAGCGGAAGGTGGAGGACGAGGTGCATGCCATCCAGGCCAGGGTCAGCGATCAGGGCTCCCGACTCCTGCTGAGCAGCCGGCAGGTCATGGGCCTCAAGGGGGACCTGGAGAGGTTCAAAGCCAGGATCGCCGGGGACCTGAGCAGCTGCCAGGAGGCCGCACGGGAGGCACAGCAGGAGGTGGGCCACTTTGAACAGCGCGTGGCCCAGGTGGAGCGCGCCTGCGGGAAGCTGGGTCTCGTCGCCGGAGGCCTGGACAGTCTTCAGGATGAGATCCTGAGAGGGGCTGGGGGGCTGTGGGGGCACGTGGGCCAGCTGAACAGAACCCTGGCCGCCCATTCCCAGGAGATCAGCAGCCTCTGGGAGGGCCTCAGGGACTGCCGGGCCAAGGTGGCCGAACTGGCAGCGCACACAGGGCCTGGGCCAGCGCCTGGAGAGCAGCAGGAGCATTAG
- the LPIN3 gene encoding phosphatidate phosphatase LPIN3 isoform X1 has product MNYVGQLAESVYVTVKELYEGLNPATLSGGIDVLVVKQPDGSFLCSPFHVRFGKLGVLRSREKVVDIEINGEPVDLQMKLGDDGEAFFVQQLETNDEEIPTNLYTSPIPPECSNEVLNDPLLDLIENVHKHSSETTMSQRKKRRRRKKVKKKDKLMLTTTLASSSEELEEVQAEIVVEDRPMTELSPTRDQTEEDISTQHKDSQLFLNMETLHKESFYTAEDDLVETKDSFICSDVEFSRNESSLSSEYLTSIRSDSELEIKFGSQNAMRTEPQVQWHWGRLPQVVKGEHMKLLRSSHSSTSINPLLCEESICQIAASDPLANSETILQDAQNISGAPSLLKLPSYSESTSPLGLIKFCPSSKILPDSQVSLAQNSEEGRRTENIQETNSSFDSTMLPQGLTGQEGSDSSKQKKERKDTRRSQHMKSSDAYLGVLSSLNSATFPQSEINLQAQQWSESFSESNLLHPSVVGDDAIGPLSDASLEQENNVELSLCGGLAENRDISTEKFAKYAISYKNFADNPGILEDPNLVVKIGKKYYNWAVAAPMILSLQAFQKSLPKSTVDKLVKEKMPKKTGRWWFSWGIKDSTSEKNEVQEVASTSKKDSMQQGQKENSTIEEDPLSIPVVLDSPSPPQSSFPNFKKSLRLSSDQLRDLNLREGANDVVFSVTTQYQGTCRCHANIYLWNWYDKVVVSDIDGTITRSDALGHILPQLGKDWTHRGIIKLYHKIHLNGYKFLYCSARSIGMADLTKGYLKWVHEHDCGLPKGPLLLTPSSLFSALHREVIEKKPEVFKIACLTDIRNLFLPHGDPFFAGFGNRASDVDAYLQAGISKSRIFTINPQGELVQEHIKNHKTTYDRLRECVELIFPPIKLGPSVELVKPEYSQFCYWRNPLVKVHPRDLILD; this is encoded by the exons ATGAACTATGTGGGCCAGCTGGCGGAGTCGGTGTATGTGACAGTGAAGGAACTGTACGAGGGCCTGAACCCTGCTACGCTATCAGGAGGCATTGATGTGCTAGTAGTGAAACAGCCAGATGGCTCCTTCCTCTGCTCCCCTTTCCACGTGCGTTTTGGCAAACTGGGCGTCCTACGGTCCCGGGAGAAGGTG GTTGACATCGAAATTAATGGGGAGCCGGTAGATCTGCAAATGAAATTGGGAGACGACGGAGAAGCCTTCTTTGTTCAGCAACTAGAAACTAATGAT GAGGAGATTCCCACCAACCTGTATACCTCCCCTATCCCTCCGGAGTGCTCGAATGAGGTGCTGAATGATCCTCTGCTGGACCTCATTGAGAATGTCCACAAGCACAGCTCAGAGACAACCATGTCCCAGCGGAAAAAGAGACGTCGCAGGAAGAAGGTCAAGAAGAAGGACAAGCTAATGCTAACAACAACACTAGCTAGTAGTTCAGAGGAGCTAGAAGAAGTGCAGGCTGAGATAGTGGTAGAAGACAGACCAATGACAGAATTGAGCCCCACCCG TGACCAAACTGAGGAGGATATTTCTACACAGCATAAAGATTCACAGCTCTTTTTAAATATGGAAACCTTACACAAGGAGAG CTTCTACACTGCAGAGGATGACTTAGTAGAAACCAAAGATTCATTTATCTGTTCAGATGTGGAATTCTCACGGAATGAGAG CAGTTTATCCTCAGAATATCTAACAAGCATCAGGAGTGACTCTGAGCTGGAGATAAAATTCGGAAGCCAGAACGCCATGCGGACTGAGCCCCAGGTGCAGTGGCACTGGGGAAGGCTTCCTCAG GTGGTGAAAGGCGAGCATATGAAGCTGCTGAGGTCTTCACACAGTAGCACATCAATCAATCCTCTTCTTTGTGAAGAATCAATATGTCAGATAGCTGCTTCTGACCCTCTGGCAAACTCTGAGACTATCCTCCAGGATGCTCAGAACATTTCTGGTGCTCCTTCCCTGCTTAAGCTTCCATCATACTCTGAGAGTACCAGTCCTTTAGGTCTAATAAAGTTCTGCCCATCATCAAAAATACTCCCAGATTCCCAGGTTTCACTTGCACAGAACagtgaagagggaagaagaacTGAGAATATCCAGGAAACGAACTCTTCTTTTGATTCTACAATGCTGCCCCAGGGGCTCACGGGTCAGGAGGGCTCTGAttcttcaaaacagaaaaaagagagaaagg ACACACGAAGAAGTCAGCACATGAAATCCAGTGATGCCTATCTTGGAGTGTTGTCTTCCCTGAATTCAGCTACTTTTCCCCAAAG TGAAATTAATCTTCAAGCCCAGCAATGGAGTGAGTCCTTCTCAGAATCAAACCTCTTACATCCCAGCGTTGTGGGAGATGATGCTATAGGCCCTTTGTCTGACGCTTCCCTGGAGCAGGAGAATAACGTTGAGCTTTCTCTCTGTGGTGGATTGGCTGAAAACCGGGATATCTCAACAG AGAAATTTGCCAAATATGCCATCTCCTACAAGAATTTCGCTGACAACCCGGGAATCCTGGAAGACCCCAACCTTGTGGTGAAAATTGGAAAGAA GTATTACAACTGGGCTGTAGCTGCCCCGATGATCCTGTCCTTACAGGCCTTTCAGAAGAGTTTGCCCAAG AGCACTGTTGACAAGTTGGTGAAGGAGAAAATGCCCAAGAAGACTGGCCGCTGGTGGTTCTCCTGGGGGATAAAGGACTCGACATCTGAGAAG AATGAAGTCCAGGAAGTGGCATCTACTTCAAAGAAGGATTCCATGCAGCAAGG GCAGAAGGAAAATTCAACCATTGAGGAGGACCCTCTCAGCATACCAGTGGTCTTGgattccccttctccccctcagAGCTCTTTTCCTAACTTCAAGAAATCGCTTCGTCTCTCCTCTGATCAGCTT CGAGACTTAAACCTGAGAGAGGGAGCCAACGATGTGGTGTTTAGTGTGACCACTCAGTACCAGGGCACCTGCCGTTGCCATGCCAACATCTACCTGTGGAATTGGTACGACAAAGTGGTGGTCTCAGACATTGATGGGACCATCACCAG gtctGATGCTTTGGGTCACATTTTGCCCCAGCTGGGGAAGGACTGGACTCACCGTGGCATCATTAAGCTTTACCACAAAATTCACCT AAATGGATACAAATTCCTTTACTGCTCAGCCCGATCCATTGGCATGGCAGACCTCACAAAGGGCTACTTGAAGTGGGTGCATGAACATGACTGTGGTCTTCCCAAAGGCCCCCTCCTCTTGACTCCCAGCAGCCTCTTCTCTGCCCTTCACAG GGAGGTGATTGAAAAGAAGCCTGAGGTGTTCAAGATCGCGTGCCTGACTGACATTCGCAACCTTTTCCTGCCCCACGGAGACCCCTTCTTTGCTGGCTTTGGGAACCGTGCTAGT GATGTTGATGCCTATCTTCAAGCAGGAATAAGCAAGTCCCGAATCTTTACTATCAACCCCCAAGGAGAGCTTGTTCAGGAACATATCAAAAATCACAAGACCAC GTATGACCGGCTCAGAGAGTGTGTGGAACTCATCTTTCCTCCTATAAAACTGGGGCCCAGTGTGGAGCTGGTCAAGCCTGAGTACAGCCAGTTCTGCTATTGGAGGAATCCCTTGGTTAAAGTTCACCCAAGAGACCTCATCCTGGATTAG
- the LPIN3 gene encoding phosphatidate phosphatase LPIN3 isoform X2: MNYVGQLAESVYVTVKELYEGLNPATLSGGIDVLVVKQPDGSFLCSPFHVRFGKLGVLRSREKVVDIEINGEPVDLQMKLGDDGEAFFVQQLETNDEEIPTNLYTSPIPPECSNEVLNDPLLDLIENVHKHSSETTMSQRKKRRRRKKVKKKDKLMLTTTLASSSEELEEVQAEIVVEDRPMTELSPTRDQTEEDISTQHKDSQLFLNMETLHKESFYTAEDDLVETKDSFICSDVEFSRNESLSSEYLTSIRSDSELEIKFGSQNAMRTEPQVQWHWGRLPQVVKGEHMKLLRSSHSSTSINPLLCEESICQIAASDPLANSETILQDAQNISGAPSLLKLPSYSESTSPLGLIKFCPSSKILPDSQVSLAQNSEEGRRTENIQETNSSFDSTMLPQGLTGQEGSDSSKQKKERKDTRRSQHMKSSDAYLGVLSSLNSATFPQSEINLQAQQWSESFSESNLLHPSVVGDDAIGPLSDASLEQENNVELSLCGGLAENRDISTEKFAKYAISYKNFADNPGILEDPNLVVKIGKKYYNWAVAAPMILSLQAFQKSLPKSTVDKLVKEKMPKKTGRWWFSWGIKDSTSEKNEVQEVASTSKKDSMQQGQKENSTIEEDPLSIPVVLDSPSPPQSSFPNFKKSLRLSSDQLRDLNLREGANDVVFSVTTQYQGTCRCHANIYLWNWYDKVVVSDIDGTITRSDALGHILPQLGKDWTHRGIIKLYHKIHLNGYKFLYCSARSIGMADLTKGYLKWVHEHDCGLPKGPLLLTPSSLFSALHREVIEKKPEVFKIACLTDIRNLFLPHGDPFFAGFGNRASDVDAYLQAGISKSRIFTINPQGELVQEHIKNHKTTYDRLRECVELIFPPIKLGPSVELVKPEYSQFCYWRNPLVKVHPRDLILD, encoded by the exons ATGAACTATGTGGGCCAGCTGGCGGAGTCGGTGTATGTGACAGTGAAGGAACTGTACGAGGGCCTGAACCCTGCTACGCTATCAGGAGGCATTGATGTGCTAGTAGTGAAACAGCCAGATGGCTCCTTCCTCTGCTCCCCTTTCCACGTGCGTTTTGGCAAACTGGGCGTCCTACGGTCCCGGGAGAAGGTG GTTGACATCGAAATTAATGGGGAGCCGGTAGATCTGCAAATGAAATTGGGAGACGACGGAGAAGCCTTCTTTGTTCAGCAACTAGAAACTAATGAT GAGGAGATTCCCACCAACCTGTATACCTCCCCTATCCCTCCGGAGTGCTCGAATGAGGTGCTGAATGATCCTCTGCTGGACCTCATTGAGAATGTCCACAAGCACAGCTCAGAGACAACCATGTCCCAGCGGAAAAAGAGACGTCGCAGGAAGAAGGTCAAGAAGAAGGACAAGCTAATGCTAACAACAACACTAGCTAGTAGTTCAGAGGAGCTAGAAGAAGTGCAGGCTGAGATAGTGGTAGAAGACAGACCAATGACAGAATTGAGCCCCACCCG TGACCAAACTGAGGAGGATATTTCTACACAGCATAAAGATTCACAGCTCTTTTTAAATATGGAAACCTTACACAAGGAGAG CTTCTACACTGCAGAGGATGACTTAGTAGAAACCAAAGATTCATTTATCTGTTCAGATGTGGAATTCTCACGGAATGAGAG TTTATCCTCAGAATATCTAACAAGCATCAGGAGTGACTCTGAGCTGGAGATAAAATTCGGAAGCCAGAACGCCATGCGGACTGAGCCCCAGGTGCAGTGGCACTGGGGAAGGCTTCCTCAG GTGGTGAAAGGCGAGCATATGAAGCTGCTGAGGTCTTCACACAGTAGCACATCAATCAATCCTCTTCTTTGTGAAGAATCAATATGTCAGATAGCTGCTTCTGACCCTCTGGCAAACTCTGAGACTATCCTCCAGGATGCTCAGAACATTTCTGGTGCTCCTTCCCTGCTTAAGCTTCCATCATACTCTGAGAGTACCAGTCCTTTAGGTCTAATAAAGTTCTGCCCATCATCAAAAATACTCCCAGATTCCCAGGTTTCACTTGCACAGAACagtgaagagggaagaagaacTGAGAATATCCAGGAAACGAACTCTTCTTTTGATTCTACAATGCTGCCCCAGGGGCTCACGGGTCAGGAGGGCTCTGAttcttcaaaacagaaaaaagagagaaagg ACACACGAAGAAGTCAGCACATGAAATCCAGTGATGCCTATCTTGGAGTGTTGTCTTCCCTGAATTCAGCTACTTTTCCCCAAAG TGAAATTAATCTTCAAGCCCAGCAATGGAGTGAGTCCTTCTCAGAATCAAACCTCTTACATCCCAGCGTTGTGGGAGATGATGCTATAGGCCCTTTGTCTGACGCTTCCCTGGAGCAGGAGAATAACGTTGAGCTTTCTCTCTGTGGTGGATTGGCTGAAAACCGGGATATCTCAACAG AGAAATTTGCCAAATATGCCATCTCCTACAAGAATTTCGCTGACAACCCGGGAATCCTGGAAGACCCCAACCTTGTGGTGAAAATTGGAAAGAA GTATTACAACTGGGCTGTAGCTGCCCCGATGATCCTGTCCTTACAGGCCTTTCAGAAGAGTTTGCCCAAG AGCACTGTTGACAAGTTGGTGAAGGAGAAAATGCCCAAGAAGACTGGCCGCTGGTGGTTCTCCTGGGGGATAAAGGACTCGACATCTGAGAAG AATGAAGTCCAGGAAGTGGCATCTACTTCAAAGAAGGATTCCATGCAGCAAGG GCAGAAGGAAAATTCAACCATTGAGGAGGACCCTCTCAGCATACCAGTGGTCTTGgattccccttctccccctcagAGCTCTTTTCCTAACTTCAAGAAATCGCTTCGTCTCTCCTCTGATCAGCTT CGAGACTTAAACCTGAGAGAGGGAGCCAACGATGTGGTGTTTAGTGTGACCACTCAGTACCAGGGCACCTGCCGTTGCCATGCCAACATCTACCTGTGGAATTGGTACGACAAAGTGGTGGTCTCAGACATTGATGGGACCATCACCAG gtctGATGCTTTGGGTCACATTTTGCCCCAGCTGGGGAAGGACTGGACTCACCGTGGCATCATTAAGCTTTACCACAAAATTCACCT AAATGGATACAAATTCCTTTACTGCTCAGCCCGATCCATTGGCATGGCAGACCTCACAAAGGGCTACTTGAAGTGGGTGCATGAACATGACTGTGGTCTTCCCAAAGGCCCCCTCCTCTTGACTCCCAGCAGCCTCTTCTCTGCCCTTCACAG GGAGGTGATTGAAAAGAAGCCTGAGGTGTTCAAGATCGCGTGCCTGACTGACATTCGCAACCTTTTCCTGCCCCACGGAGACCCCTTCTTTGCTGGCTTTGGGAACCGTGCTAGT GATGTTGATGCCTATCTTCAAGCAGGAATAAGCAAGTCCCGAATCTTTACTATCAACCCCCAAGGAGAGCTTGTTCAGGAACATATCAAAAATCACAAGACCAC GTATGACCGGCTCAGAGAGTGTGTGGAACTCATCTTTCCTCCTATAAAACTGGGGCCCAGTGTGGAGCTGGTCAAGCCTGAGTACAGCCAGTTCTGCTATTGGAGGAATCCCTTGGTTAAAGTTCACCCAAGAGACCTCATCCTGGATTAG